Proteins encoded in a region of the Mycolicibacterium neoaurum genome:
- a CDS encoding SDR family oxidoreductase, whose product MGQPEGFAGKRVLLTGAASGIGRATALKLAELGAELYLTDRDADGLANVVADAEALGATVASHRALDVSDFEAVSAFADDVHAAHGALDIVMNIAGISAWGTVSTLTHQHWKSMIDVNLMGPIHVIETFVPPMVAAGRGGHLVNVSSAAGIVALPWHAAYSASKYGLRGLSEVLRFDLARHRIGVSVVVPGAVKTGLVQTVQIAGVDREDPRVDKWVDRFAGHAVSPEHAADKILAGVQRNRFLIYTSADIRALYAFKRAAWWPYSVAMRQVNILFTRALRPKPRT is encoded by the coding sequence ATGGGTCAACCAGAGGGTTTTGCCGGAAAACGGGTTCTGTTGACCGGCGCGGCCAGCGGTATCGGCCGCGCGACCGCGCTCAAACTCGCCGAACTCGGTGCCGAGCTGTACCTGACCGACCGCGACGCCGATGGACTGGCCAACGTCGTCGCCGACGCCGAGGCGCTCGGCGCCACCGTGGCGTCCCATCGGGCACTGGACGTGTCCGACTTCGAGGCCGTCAGCGCCTTCGCCGACGACGTGCATGCCGCCCATGGTGCGCTCGACATCGTCATGAACATCGCGGGCATCTCCGCCTGGGGCACGGTGTCGACACTGACCCATCAGCACTGGAAGTCGATGATCGACGTGAACCTGATGGGCCCGATCCACGTGATCGAAACCTTCGTGCCGCCGATGGTCGCCGCGGGCAGGGGTGGTCATCTGGTGAACGTCTCCTCGGCAGCGGGCATCGTCGCTTTGCCCTGGCATGCCGCCTACAGCGCCAGCAAGTACGGTCTGCGCGGGCTGTCCGAGGTGTTGCGCTTCGACCTGGCCCGGCACCGCATCGGGGTATCGGTCGTCGTGCCCGGCGCGGTGAAGACCGGGCTGGTCCAGACTGTGCAGATCGCCGGGGTCGATCGCGAAGACCCGCGGGTGGACAAGTGGGTCGACCGATTCGCCGGGCATGCCGTGTCCCCTGAACATGCGGCCGACAAGATCCTGGCCGGGGTGCAGCGCAACCGGTTCCTGATCTACACCTCCGCCGATATCCGCGCCCTATACGCCTTCAAGCGAGCGGCGTGGTGGCCTTACAGCGTCGCGATGCGACAGGTCAACATTCTGTTCACCCGCGCGCTGCGGCCCAAACCGCGCACCTGA
- a CDS encoding sulfite exporter TauE/SafE family protein, translated as MVLLFVAGIGGGLIGSIAGLASLSTYPALLLIGLPPVSANVTNTVSLVFNGIGSVAGSLPELAGQRGRLLRLMPMAVLGGAAGAWLLLSIPAEGFENAVPVLLMVASVAIALPRGNGPVTEPTRARSAAQAVAVALICIYGGFFGAAAGVLLLALFLRTGAESLAEANAIKNVVLGVANAVAAVGFVIFAPVYWPAVGAMGVGCLIGARLGPVVVRRAPATPLRLGIAVAGIALAIKLGYDTYR; from the coding sequence ATGGTGCTGCTGTTCGTCGCCGGTATCGGCGGCGGGCTCATCGGCAGTATCGCCGGGCTGGCGTCGCTGTCGACCTATCCCGCCCTGCTGCTTATCGGCCTGCCGCCGGTCTCGGCCAATGTCACCAACACCGTCAGCCTGGTCTTCAACGGGATCGGTTCGGTGGCGGGCTCGTTACCCGAACTCGCCGGGCAGCGCGGCCGGCTGCTGCGGCTCATGCCGATGGCTGTGCTCGGCGGTGCCGCCGGTGCCTGGCTGCTGCTCTCGATACCCGCAGAAGGTTTCGAGAACGCGGTCCCGGTGCTGCTGATGGTCGCCTCGGTCGCGATCGCACTTCCGCGGGGCAACGGACCGGTGACCGAACCGACCCGCGCGCGCAGCGCCGCCCAGGCGGTGGCCGTCGCCTTGATCTGCATCTACGGCGGGTTCTTCGGCGCCGCGGCGGGGGTGCTACTGCTGGCCCTGTTCCTGCGGACCGGTGCCGAGAGCCTGGCCGAGGCCAACGCCATCAAAAATGTCGTGCTGGGGGTCGCCAATGCCGTTGCCGCCGTGGGCTTCGTGATCTTCGCACCGGTATACTGGCCCGCCGTCGGCGCCATGGGCGTCGGCTGCCTGATCGGCGCGCGGCTGGGACCCGTGGTGGTGCGGCGGGCACCGGCGACCCCACTGCGGCTGGGCATCGCGGTCGCCGGTATCGCATTGGCGATCAAGCTGGGGTACGACACCTACCGGTGA
- a CDS encoding response regulator transcription factor — protein MVKVFLVDDHEVVRRGLIDLLGSDPDLEVVGEAGTAAEALARIPAARPEVAVLDVRLPDGNGIELCRDLLSELPDLRCLMLTSFTSDEAMLDAILAGASGYVVKDIKGLELANAIKEVGAGRSLLDNRAAAALMANLRGAAERDDPLTGLTEQERTLLHLLSEGLTNRQIAARMFLAEKTVKNYVSRLLAKLGMERRTQAAVFASKLEWPENRPGGSGLPIDDR, from the coding sequence GTGGTGAAGGTGTTCCTGGTCGATGACCATGAGGTCGTCCGGCGTGGGCTGATCGACCTGCTCGGCTCCGATCCCGACCTGGAGGTCGTGGGGGAGGCGGGCACGGCAGCCGAGGCGCTGGCGCGGATCCCCGCCGCACGGCCCGAGGTCGCCGTGCTCGATGTGCGACTCCCCGATGGCAATGGCATCGAGCTGTGCCGGGATCTGCTCTCCGAGCTTCCCGATCTGCGTTGTCTGATGCTCACCTCGTTCACATCCGACGAGGCGATGCTCGACGCCATCCTGGCCGGCGCGAGCGGATATGTCGTCAAGGACATCAAGGGTTTGGAATTGGCCAACGCCATCAAGGAGGTGGGAGCGGGTCGCTCGTTGCTCGACAATCGGGCAGCCGCGGCACTGATGGCGAATCTGCGCGGTGCCGCCGAGCGTGATGACCCGCTGACCGGGCTGACCGAGCAGGAGCGCACCCTGCTGCACCTGCTGTCCGAGGGGCTGACGAACCGTCAGATCGCGGCCAGGATGTTCCTCGCCGAGAAGACGGTGAAGAACTACGTATCCAGGCTGCTTGCCAAGCTCGGCATGGAACGCCGCACGCAGGCAGCTGTTTTCGCATCGAAGTTGGAATGGCCAGAGAACAGGCCCGGTGGTTCAGGACTGCCAATCGACGACCGCTGA
- a CDS encoding Acg family FMN-binding oxidoreductase has translation MDPNTPDRRTIETALSLATRAPSIHNSQPWHWQVRPDRLTLFADADRALPHTDPDSRDLLLSCGAALHHAIVGLASLGWRAEVHRFPDPDRPDLLATVQMRPGPAAGSDVPLAAAIPCRRTDRRMFSPWTVPDADIAVMGARAARAGVMLRQVQRLPELQEIVARAVRQHATDHAYLAELSTWSGRYASLAGVPARNTPRSDRRATLPGRVFAGPMLAQSETGSVDDGAAVLALGTKADNPMSRLRAGEATSLVLLTATTLGLASCPVTEPLEIDATRRAVRDDVFGDHGHPQMLLRIGWAPVNADPLPATPRMPISAVVDWQS, from the coding sequence ATGGACCCGAACACTCCGGACCGCCGAACCATCGAGACGGCGCTGTCCCTGGCAACGAGGGCTCCGTCGATCCACAATTCGCAGCCGTGGCACTGGCAGGTCCGACCGGATCGGTTGACGCTGTTCGCCGATGCCGATCGTGCTCTGCCCCATACTGATCCGGACTCCCGCGATCTGTTGCTCAGCTGCGGAGCCGCGCTGCACCATGCGATCGTCGGGCTGGCCTCGCTGGGCTGGCGGGCCGAGGTACACCGCTTTCCCGACCCCGATCGGCCCGATCTGCTGGCGACCGTGCAGATGCGCCCCGGCCCCGCGGCCGGATCGGATGTGCCACTGGCCGCCGCCATCCCGTGCCGGCGCACCGATCGCCGCATGTTCAGCCCGTGGACAGTGCCGGACGCCGATATCGCCGTGATGGGCGCCAGAGCGGCGCGGGCGGGGGTGATGCTGCGCCAGGTGCAGCGCCTGCCCGAACTGCAGGAAATCGTCGCACGCGCCGTCCGGCAACACGCCACCGATCACGCGTACCTTGCCGAATTGTCCACCTGGAGTGGGCGTTACGCGTCACTTGCGGGCGTGCCCGCCCGCAACACCCCACGCTCGGATCGCCGCGCGACACTTCCCGGACGGGTGTTCGCCGGACCGATGCTCGCGCAGTCCGAGACCGGGTCCGTCGATGACGGCGCCGCGGTCCTGGCACTGGGCACCAAGGCGGACAACCCGATGTCGCGATTGCGGGCCGGGGAGGCCACCAGCCTGGTCCTGTTGACCGCGACAACGCTCGGGCTGGCCAGCTGCCCGGTGACCGAACCACTCGAGATCGACGCCACCAGACGGGCGGTCCGCGACGACGTCTTCGGCGACCATGGCCATCCGCAGATGTTGTTGCGCATCGGCTGGGCACCGGTCAATGCCGACCCACTGCCCGCCACCCCGCGGATGCCGATCTCAGCGGTCGTCGATTGGCAGTCCTGA
- a CDS encoding TetR/AcrR family transcriptional regulator, which yields MSATPEAQTETRRSRGDRQRDAIVAAVRELLGVKPFADLSVSMISERAGVARSGFYFYFDSKYDVLALIVREALAELDVLTHNFAPRDPGESPAAFAKRMVGSAAAVFATNDPIMAACTAAQTTDKQIAAIMNDFEDMVIDKIVGVVEDEVRKGTRPISDDIPALVRMLTATTAMTLSNDAAFVGRGTDPARAVDVLERLWLNALWGTAASWDE from the coding sequence ATGAGCGCCACCCCCGAAGCGCAAACCGAGACCCGGCGCAGCCGCGGAGACCGCCAGCGCGACGCGATCGTCGCCGCGGTGCGCGAGTTACTGGGTGTCAAACCCTTCGCCGATCTGTCGGTGAGCATGATCAGCGAACGCGCGGGAGTGGCGCGATCGGGCTTCTATTTCTACTTCGACTCGAAATACGACGTGCTGGCGCTGATCGTCCGGGAGGCGCTTGCCGAGTTGGACGTGCTGACCCACAACTTCGCCCCGCGTGATCCGGGCGAGTCGCCGGCTGCGTTCGCCAAGCGGATGGTCGGCAGTGCCGCGGCCGTGTTCGCGACCAATGATCCGATCATGGCGGCCTGCACCGCGGCCCAAACCACGGACAAACAGATCGCCGCCATCATGAACGACTTCGAGGACATGGTGATCGACAAGATCGTGGGTGTCGTCGAGGACGAGGTCCGCAAGGGCACCCGGCCGATCTCCGACGACATCCCCGCATTGGTCCGGATGCTCACCGCCACCACCGCGATGACGCTGTCCAACGACGCTGCCTTCGTCGGTCGCGGCACCGATCCCGCCCGGGCGGTCGACGTACTGGAACGTCTCTGGCTCAACGCGCTATGGGGAACCGCGGCGTCCTGGGACGAGTGA
- a CDS encoding pyridoxamine 5'-phosphate oxidase family protein has translation MSQSKAHAQQLDVLNRRQCLDRLQQVRVGRLVFTEDELPAIQPVNFRLWQEDVVIRVAGGAKLAAAATHQMVAFEADELDPDLRSGWSVTVVGTAEPITAIDDLVDVAGTFVEPWVQGRRDHFIRIRTERITGRQILDDTGPHYRP, from the coding sequence ATGTCGCAGAGCAAGGCACACGCGCAGCAACTCGACGTTCTCAACCGCAGGCAATGCCTGGACCGCCTACAACAGGTCCGCGTCGGTCGGTTGGTGTTCACCGAAGACGAGCTTCCGGCGATCCAGCCTGTCAACTTCCGCCTGTGGCAGGAGGATGTCGTCATCCGCGTTGCCGGTGGCGCGAAGCTGGCGGCCGCTGCCACCCACCAGATGGTGGCGTTCGAGGCCGATGAGCTGGATCCCGATCTGCGCAGTGGGTGGAGCGTCACCGTGGTCGGCACCGCGGAGCCGATCACCGCGATCGACGATCTCGTCGACGTCGCAGGCACGTTCGTCGAACCGTGGGTGCAGGGTCGGCGCGATCATTTCATCCGGATCAGGACCGAGCGGATCACCGGCAGGCAGATCCTCGACGACACCGGTCCGCACTACCGGCCATGA
- a CDS encoding molybdopterin-dependent oxidoreductase: MASIPVGTRVLCGVAAAAVTLGVSALVAVPLGSSADPRSAVGSTIIDRTPGPVKEWAIQTFGTADKLFLTVAVLVAIAVLAALAGVLERRRIPIGSIMFAAATVAGCVAILSRAGARPLDIAPTVVGGLAGIIALRFLTSGRLRDGSAHESAAADPGRRLSLAALGLLGLGVLGSAVGSAWARRVHSAAGDRQAYTPPPVAQPAPPIPPEVQPAGVDITTFVTDNDEFYRIDTALAVPQLNRDAWALRIHGMVDREVTYTFADLEKFELVEKVVTLACVSNPVGGDLIGNAVWTGYRVRDLLAAAGVHSDADMVLSTSSDGFTAGTPTEAMTDDRDSLLAITMNGQPLPIEHGYPARLVVPGLYGYVSATKWVVDLELTRFDRAQGYWTPLGWSERGPIKTQSRIDVPRIGQDVAPGPVRFGGVAWAQHRGVRAVEVRIDDGPWQQATLGAAYSNDTWRLWSFDWQAEKTGLHRITVRATDNTGAVQTEDIAGVVPDGATGWPSVEFAVT, encoded by the coding sequence GTGGCATCCATCCCAGTCGGAACGCGTGTCCTGTGTGGTGTCGCCGCGGCCGCGGTGACCCTGGGCGTCAGCGCCCTCGTCGCAGTGCCGCTCGGATCGTCCGCCGATCCTCGCTCGGCGGTGGGATCGACGATCATCGACCGGACCCCGGGCCCGGTGAAGGAATGGGCGATCCAGACCTTCGGAACCGCCGACAAGCTGTTCCTGACGGTCGCGGTGCTCGTGGCGATCGCCGTATTGGCCGCACTGGCCGGTGTGCTGGAGCGCCGACGGATACCGATCGGCAGCATCATGTTCGCCGCGGCCACGGTTGCCGGCTGTGTCGCCATCCTGTCGCGGGCCGGCGCCCGACCGCTGGACATCGCGCCGACGGTGGTCGGCGGGCTCGCCGGCATCATCGCCCTGCGGTTTCTGACCTCCGGCCGACTGCGGGACGGGTCGGCACACGAATCGGCCGCCGCCGACCCCGGCCGCCGGCTCTCGCTGGCCGCGCTCGGGCTACTGGGCCTCGGCGTGCTGGGCAGTGCCGTCGGATCGGCGTGGGCTCGGCGGGTGCACTCCGCCGCCGGCGACCGACAGGCCTACACACCACCGCCGGTGGCCCAACCTGCGCCGCCCATCCCCCCGGAGGTGCAGCCGGCAGGCGTCGACATCACCACATTCGTCACCGACAACGACGAGTTCTACCGGATCGACACCGCGCTGGCGGTCCCCCAGCTCAACCGCGACGCCTGGGCACTGCGCATCCACGGCATGGTCGACCGGGAGGTGACCTACACCTTCGCCGACCTGGAGAAGTTCGAGCTCGTCGAAAAGGTCGTCACCCTGGCCTGCGTGTCGAACCCGGTGGGCGGTGACCTGATCGGTAATGCGGTCTGGACCGGTTACCGGGTGCGTGACCTGCTGGCCGCGGCGGGGGTGCATTCCGATGCCGATATGGTGCTGTCGACCTCAAGCGACGGTTTCACCGCGGGCACTCCCACCGAGGCGATGACCGATGATCGCGATTCCCTGCTGGCGATCACGATGAACGGACAACCGCTGCCCATCGAACACGGTTACCCGGCTCGCCTCGTCGTCCCCGGGCTGTACGGGTACGTCTCGGCCACCAAGTGGGTCGTCGATCTCGAGCTGACCAGATTCGATCGGGCGCAGGGCTATTGGACACCGCTGGGATGGTCCGAGCGCGGTCCGATCAAGACGCAGTCGCGGATCGACGTTCCCCGCATCGGCCAGGATGTCGCGCCGGGACCGGTCCGCTTCGGCGGCGTGGCATGGGCCCAGCACCGCGGTGTGCGCGCCGTCGAGGTCCGGATCGACGACGGGCCGTGGCAACAGGCAACCCTGGGCGCGGCGTACTCGAATGACACCTGGCGATTGTGGAGCTTCGACTGGCAGGCCGAAAAGACTGGTCTGCACCGCATCACCGTGCGCGCCACCGACAACACCGGGGCGGTACAGACCGAGGACATCGCCGGCGTCGTACCCGACGGCGCGACCGGTTGGCCCAGCGTCGAATTCGCGGTGACCTGA
- a CDS encoding homocitrate synthase: MNSTTLIASPRFADFFDAPLPRGLRDLAAEMSWDDVAETFGSSAGPVRLLAWDRADRAYGRHTHTYTATIAIGDRITACTATAAGPLGALTAMLHDCGVRIEMLNFHQMRAGGQTATFIRSTAGVDAQWAIAWSECPHQSALRAVIASANRLAA; the protein is encoded by the coding sequence ATGAACTCCACCACCCTGATCGCAAGCCCCCGCTTCGCCGATTTTTTCGACGCCCCGTTGCCGCGCGGATTGCGCGACCTGGCCGCCGAGATGAGCTGGGACGACGTGGCGGAGACCTTCGGCTCCAGTGCGGGACCGGTGCGGTTGTTGGCCTGGGACCGGGCCGACCGGGCATACGGCAGGCACACCCACACCTACACGGCCACCATCGCCATCGGAGATCGCATCACCGCGTGCACCGCCACGGCCGCGGGACCGCTCGGTGCGTTGACCGCGATGCTGCACGACTGTGGCGTCAGGATCGAGATGCTGAACTTTCACCAGATGCGGGCCGGGGGGCAGACCGCCACCTTCATCCGCAGCACGGCGGGAGTGGATGCGCAGTGGGCGATCGCCTGGTCGGAATGTCCCCACCAGTCCGCGCTGCGCGCCGTGATCGCGTCGGCGAACCGGCTGGCCGCCTGA
- a CDS encoding cytochrome P450, translating into MATTISTPAYLLDQAKRRFTPTLNNMPGLGAVEHRLRNHDFKQFVLAEPPPGSGLKPVLGDSGVPILGHMIETFRSGPEYLLEVYKKYGPVHYAYSPALSSVAALGPDATQAVFSNRNKDFSQKGWDPVIGPFFNRGLMMLDFEEHMFHRRIMQEAFTRSRLTGYVEHIDKVASAVIANDWVENDPRFLFYPAVKELTLDIASVVFMGHEPGSDKELVTKVNDAFTMTTRAGGAIIRTGVPPFKWWRGLQARKVLDDYFEARVKEKRDSQGTDMLTVLCHTADEDGNTFSDQDIVNHMIFLMMAAHDTSTSTLTTMAYYLAANPEWQERCREESERIGDGPLDIEALDKLETYDLVINESLRLVTPLPFNVRSTVRDTDLLGHFIPAGTSIVTWPSINHHLPELWTDPEKFDPSRFAEPRNEHKRHRYAFAPFGGGAHKCIGMVFGQLEIKTVMHRLLRKYRLEPPYQGYKSKLDYAGMPVPMDGMPVILRPL; encoded by the coding sequence ATGGCGACAACCATCAGCACGCCGGCATATCTGCTGGACCAGGCCAAGCGCCGGTTCACCCCGACGCTGAACAACATGCCCGGCCTCGGCGCGGTCGAGCACCGGCTGCGCAATCACGATTTCAAGCAGTTCGTGCTGGCCGAGCCGCCTCCCGGTAGCGGACTCAAGCCGGTGCTCGGCGACTCGGGCGTGCCGATCCTCGGCCACATGATCGAGACGTTCCGCTCCGGTCCGGAATACCTGCTTGAGGTGTACAAGAAGTACGGGCCGGTGCACTACGCCTACTCCCCCGCGCTCTCCAGCGTCGCGGCACTGGGCCCGGACGCGACCCAGGCGGTGTTCTCCAACCGCAACAAGGACTTCTCGCAGAAGGGCTGGGATCCGGTCATCGGCCCGTTCTTCAACCGCGGGCTCATGATGCTCGATTTCGAGGAGCACATGTTCCACCGCCGCATCATGCAGGAGGCCTTCACCCGGTCCCGGCTGACCGGTTACGTCGAGCACATCGACAAGGTCGCCTCGGCCGTAATCGCCAACGACTGGGTCGAGAACGACCCGCGCTTCCTGTTCTATCCCGCGGTCAAGGAGCTGACGCTCGACATCGCCTCGGTGGTGTTCATGGGTCACGAGCCGGGCTCGGACAAGGAACTGGTCACCAAGGTCAACGACGCCTTCACCATGACCACGCGTGCGGGCGGAGCCATCATCCGCACCGGTGTGCCGCCGTTCAAGTGGTGGCGCGGACTGCAGGCCCGCAAGGTGCTCGACGACTACTTCGAGGCCCGGGTCAAGGAGAAGCGCGACTCGCAGGGCACCGACATGCTGACCGTGCTGTGCCACACCGCCGACGAAGACGGCAACACGTTCAGCGACCAGGACATCGTCAATCACATGATCTTCCTGATGATGGCAGCTCACGACACCTCGACATCGACGCTGACGACGATGGCTTACTACCTGGCCGCCAACCCCGAGTGGCAGGAACGTTGCCGCGAGGAGTCGGAACGAATCGGCGACGGTCCGCTGGATATCGAGGCGCTGGACAAGCTGGAGACCTATGACCTGGTGATCAACGAGTCACTGCGGCTGGTGACCCCGCTGCCGTTCAATGTGCGCTCCACGGTGCGCGACACCGATCTGCTCGGGCATTTCATCCCGGCAGGCACGAGCATCGTGACCTGGCCGTCGATCAACCATCACCTGCCCGAACTGTGGACCGACCCGGAGAAATTCGACCCGAGCCGGTTCGCCGAACCTCGCAACGAGCACAAGCGGCACCGTTACGCGTTCGCCCCGTTCGGCGGCGGCGCGCACAAGTGCATCGGCATGGTCTTCGGCCAGCTGGAGATCAAGACCGTCATGCATCGACTGCTGCGCAAGTACCGCCTCGAGCCGCCCTACCAGGGCTACAAGTCCAAGCTGGACTATGCGGGCATGCCCGTGCCGATGGACGGTATGCCGGTCATCCTGCGTCCACTCTGA